In a single window of the Dryobates pubescens isolate bDryPub1 chromosome Z, bDryPub1.pri, whole genome shotgun sequence genome:
- the LOC128899464 gene encoding cyclin-dependent kinase 4 inhibitor B-like, with the protein MGAPRQGISSPAHWRLPCSDEASEKVHRPLSSVPPPARGPDTGLAFPPPRRQGPAAAPGLSGDYPAQDPPREPPAKVMMMGSPRVAELLLQFGADPNRPDPSTGCFPVHDAARSGFLETVAVLHRAGARFDLPDGRGRLPLDVAEGGPHGPVGCYLRNPPLLPAAAAPGAGPPAEGAER; encoded by the exons ATGGGGGCCCCCCGGCAAGGTATTTCTAGCCCTGCACACTGGAGGCTTCCCTGCAGTGATGAGGCCTCGGAAAAAGTACATCGTCCACTTTCGTCGGTCCCACCGCCTGCGCGGGGCCCGGACACCGGGCTGGCGTTTCCTCCGCCGCGTCGTCAGGGACCTGCGGCTGCCCCTGGCCTTTCTGGTGATTATCCTGCGCAGGATCCGCCGCGGGAGCCACCAGCAAAG GTCATGATGATGGGCAGCCCACgggtggctgagctgctgctgcagttcgGAGCCGACCCCAACCGCCCCGACCCAAGCACCGGCTGCTTCCCTGTCCACGACGCGGCCCGCTCCGGCTTCCTGGAGACCGTGGCGGTCCTGCACCGCGCCGGGGCCCGCTTTGACCTGCCCGACGGCCGCGGTCGCCTTCCCCTCGATGTGGCGGAGGGCGGTCCCCATGGACCGGTGGGCTGCTACCTACGGAACCCACCGCTCcttcccgccgccgccgcaccGGGAGCCGGGCCGCCCGCCGAGGGGGCTGAGCGCTGA